Genomic segment of Candidatus Schekmanbacteria bacterium:
AGAGTTCTATAAATTGTTGCTCTCGATATTTTGCTGTTTTTTTCCCGTAATATTGCCTCTAATTGGTCTGCATCAAAATGGTCATGGGTTTCAAAAATAACCTGGACAATAGTTTCCCTTTCAGCCGTATATTTGAGGTTATTTGATTTTAGATACTCTTTGAATGTTTCAAGGAAATCTTCCAATTTCAAAGGTCCAGAAAATTGTTCAATTATAACCTGATTTTTTTAGTAATTGTTTTTCCATCAACTACTTTTACACCCAATATTTGTGCCGATTTTCCTTTATAGTCTATAATCACATCATATACACCGGGCACAATAGATACTTTTTCATTCACTCTGCCGCTCTTGATAGGATTTTGTCTATCGCCAGCGGGATATATCGTAACTGGAAGATTCTTAACATCTTCAGATTTATTCAATGTTTTTACCACAATCCAGCCCTGTTCAAAGACGACATCAATCACTTTTTCTTCCTGGTCCTTTATCTCTACATTTTCCTGCCACTTATCTGCACCTTCGTGGCTAACCTTAACATCATATATTCCCGGATAAAGTTCAATTGGGTCACCAGAAACTCCAGCACCTACTTTTCTGTCTAAATCGATTGTTTCAACCTTAAAAGGAGTTGCTCCTTCCTTGACAAATGTTATATCAACATTTGCTCCTAAAACCTTATAGAACCGAGTTTCATATTTTGTCATCCCTTCTTTTTCTCTAATGACAGGAGCTCGCAGCATCTCAGGTTTCAAGATTTTCTCAACTGTCTCAAGCGAATTGCCAATCTGAATTTTTTCTCCCAAGACGAATAATTGTGTAATATAACCATCTTCGTTTCTCGATACTTCCAATCCTTTATCAGGGTCTCTATCAGGCACTACAAGGATAGATGCCGCTGCTGGAGTTTTATCTTTATTAATCGATTTAACAAGGAGCTTTCCGGTAGGGAAAACAACTGTATCAGTAAACTTTTTACCCTGCTCAACCTTTACATCATTAATCCACTTCATATTGCCGCGCCAATCAATCTTTATATCATATGTCCCTTCTTTCAGATACATATCAAGACCTGAAATTCCTTCTGCAACCTGATCAATGTGGTTATCTTTCGTATAAGCAATTACTTTGCAATCTATTACCTCTCCATTTGTCTTCTTAGTTGCAATAAGCAAGCTTCCTTGTTTAGGCCCTTCTTTTTTACATCCCCATATGATTATAAAGGATAAAAAAAGTACTGGTAAAATAATCGCCTTCTTCATTGAAAACTTCTCTTTCATCACCATCATTGCTTTGCCTCCTTATATTTTTTCTCATTGTTAAAAATTTTCAAATATTGTCAAACTTTTTCTTTCATTGGAAAGCTCTTTTATAACCAACGATTTTAGTTCTTCTTTTTTTATCTTTGCACTTGCTGTAAGTGGAAAAGAGTCAACAAATATTATGTAGTCAGGAATCTTATATGAAGCAAGAAACTGTTTACAAAAATTACTCAGTTCCTCCCCGCTTACTTTACTTTTTTCCTTCGTCTTTACACAAGCAACAATTTTTTCTCCAAAAGTTTTGTCTTCTATACCAAAAACTGCAGCTATTTCAACAAAATCATGATTCATTAAATGTCGTTCAATTTCACCTGGGAAAATATTAAATCCCCCTCTGATAATTAAATCCTTTTTCCGTCCTAATATTTTCAGATTTCCCTCATCATCAATAACTCCAATATCTCCCGTATAAAACCAATCTTCTATCTCTTTATTTCTGTAATAAGCCTTCATTACACTTTCGCCTTTTATTGCAATTTCTCCAGACATTCCATTTTTCACCTTGTTTTTCTCATCATCAACAATCTTCACCATTGTCCCTTCTACGGCTTTGCCCGCACTCTTGCTTCTAACATATAAATCATCATCTGGCGATGAAATAGATATACATGAAGCTTCTGTCATACCATAAGCGATACACGCCTTACAACCAAATTTCTTCTCTAACAGCTCTATTAATTCTGGTGTACAGGAAGCGCCTGAAATATAACCTGTTCTCAATGAAGTCTTCTTAATCACGCTTTTTTCCATCTCTTCGCATAACTGTACCACCTGAGTTGGAACAGCATAAAGCAAGGTGACATTTTCATCTTTTATAAGAGACAAGGATTCTTCGGGATCGAAAACATCAAGAATTATTATAGTTGATCCTGCTGTAAATGCATTGTTTAGAAGCACACTTGACCCAAAGGCATGTGAAAAGGGTACTATCAAAAGGAAAATGTCCTTATCTGTTATCTTTAATCTTGAATTTACTGCAAGAGAATTTTTTATGAGATTTCTCTGATTCAAAAGAACACCTTTC
This window contains:
- a CDS encoding long-chain fatty acid--CoA ligase codes for the protein MSLVKDFLYTHLSLRGEKTFLKENTKECTFIDTASNILDYADALLNLGIKCGERIVLILPNSSEFVFFYYASALTGIISVPVDTRYGISEISQIIDDCDPKAIFCFSSYKKKNYKVILDEIYKNREQKDQIIFLDETPLNQRNKYPFQNEKSNILRRLDEYKPLSIDEPFVILYTSGSTGKPKGVLLNQRNLIKNSLAVNSRLKITDKDIFLLIVPFSHAFGSSVLLNNAFTAGSTIIILDVFDPEESLSLIKDENVTLLYAVPTQVVQLCEEMEKSVIKKTSLRTGYISGASCTPELIELLEKKFGCKACIAYGMTEASCISISSPDDDLYVRSKSAGKAVEGTMVKIVDDEKNKVKNGMSGEIAIKGESVMKAYYRNKEIEDWFYTGDIGVIDDEGNLKILGRKKDLIIRGGFNIFPGEIERHLMNHDFVEIAAVFGIEDKTFGEKIVACVKTKEKSKVSGEELSNFCKQFLASYKIPDYIIFVDSFPLTASAKIKKEELKSLVIKELSNERKSLTIFENF